One Desulfovibrio fairfieldensis genomic window carries:
- a CDS encoding AAA family ATPase — MKKAFVKTENYARFTAGVKAVEQRGAAEAGMMLVHGQPGFGKSHIVSRWAEDAGAIFLRANVDMTPKYFLTELCRALNIDSRGTAQQLFDRALRVLVERQCPLIVDEAEFTLRDNAAVLEKVRDFSDRAEVTVVLIGMEQIQRNINRFKQISSRIAQVVEFTPCTAADVTLACKQLCEYELTPALSAEVLRLSAGRMREVLNILAGIERLAKDNGLQGPLDVKHFEGVALAHDWQSRTAKKIRKAA, encoded by the coding sequence ATGAAAAAAGCCTTTGTGAAAACAGAGAATTACGCCCGCTTTACGGCGGGAGTCAAAGCCGTGGAGCAACGCGGCGCGGCTGAGGCAGGAATGATGCTGGTGCATGGCCAGCCGGGCTTTGGGAAAAGCCACATTGTATCCCGCTGGGCGGAAGACGCCGGGGCAATCTTCCTGCGCGCCAATGTGGACATGACGCCCAAGTATTTTTTGACCGAGCTGTGCCGGGCGCTGAACATCGACTCTCGCGGGACGGCCCAACAGCTTTTTGACCGCGCCCTGCGCGTGCTGGTTGAGCGCCAGTGCCCGCTCATTGTGGACGAAGCGGAATTTACGCTGCGGGATAATGCCGCTGTGCTGGAAAAGGTACGCGACTTCTCGGACCGGGCCGAGGTGACGGTGGTGCTGATCGGCATGGAGCAGATACAGCGCAATATCAATCGGTTCAAACAGATCAGCAGCCGCATCGCCCAGGTAGTGGAGTTCACGCCCTGCACGGCTGCGGACGTGACCCTGGCCTGCAAGCAGCTCTGCGAATACGAGCTGACTCCGGCGCTGTCCGCCGAGGTTCTACGGCTCTCCGCCGGGCGCATGAGGGAAGTGCTGAACATCCTGGCCGGGATCGAGCGTCTGGCCAAGGATAACGGCCTGCAAGGCCCGTTGGACGTGAAGCATTTTGAGGGCGTGGCGCTGGCCCATGACTGGCAGAGCCGCACGGCCAAAAAAATACGCAAGGCGGCGTGA
- a CDS encoding Rrf2 family transcriptional regulator yields MDAVRNIMERLASEGPQYTRQLASSIGVSSEYVRKLCRCLRHHKLIHSEGGMHGITEAGRARLADRYLPCQRKGRAATSEGRTLRQRAWNIMRMRDHFSVDDLLTTLCDGEEKGAEENLRNYCRALYRAGILGMTGRTKAYYLRPESNHGALAPAYNRAEKCVTDRNTGEIIALGAPHE; encoded by the coding sequence ATGGATGCCGTGCGTAACATTATGGAGCGGCTTGCATCCGAGGGGCCGCAGTACACCCGACAACTGGCCTCCAGCATAGGTGTGTCCAGCGAATATGTCCGCAAGCTGTGCCGCTGCCTGCGTCATCATAAGCTCATCCACAGCGAGGGCGGCATGCACGGCATCACTGAGGCAGGCCGGGCACGGCTGGCGGATAGATATCTGCCCTGCCAGCGCAAAGGCCGGGCGGCAACCAGCGAGGGACGCACCCTGCGGCAGCGGGCCTGGAATATTATGCGGATGCGCGACCATTTCAGCGTGGACGATCTGCTGACCACGCTGTGCGACGGCGAGGAAAAAGGGGCGGAAGAAAATCTGCGCAACTACTGCCGGGCGCTGTATCGGGCCGGGATACTCGGCATGACCGGACGCACCAAAGCCTATTATCTGCGGCCAGAGTCAAATCATGGGGCGCTGGCCCCGGCCTACAACCGGGCGGAGAAATGCGTCACGGACCGTAACACGGGTGAAATCATCGCCTTAGGGGCACCTCATGAATAG
- a CDS encoding DUF3164 family protein — translation MNQAIFEGYMEDARGCFVPVAQIKEIDLARDELVKEKVEKVKAMQAQLRALKNELMGDVAAFVEISAERYGAKVGGDKGNVTLLSFDGRYKIKRQYSETLGFDEGLRAAKALIDGCLEEWSRESPTPLRAIVEQAFNVNQEGRINTNALLALRRHKIEDERWQRAMQAIGDSLQVLDSKAYVRAYERGKDGKYNAIPLDMAAL, via the coding sequence ATGAACCAGGCAATCTTTGAAGGGTACATGGAAGATGCGCGCGGCTGCTTTGTGCCCGTGGCGCAAATCAAAGAAATCGACCTCGCCCGCGACGAACTGGTCAAGGAAAAGGTGGAGAAGGTCAAGGCCATGCAGGCGCAGCTCCGCGCCCTGAAAAACGAGCTGATGGGCGACGTGGCGGCCTTTGTGGAGATATCCGCCGAACGTTACGGGGCCAAGGTGGGCGGCGACAAGGGCAACGTGACGCTGCTTTCTTTCGACGGGCGCTACAAGATTAAGCGCCAATACAGCGAAACGCTGGGCTTTGACGAAGGCCTGCGCGCGGCGAAGGCCCTTATTGACGGATGCCTGGAGGAATGGAGCCGCGAGAGTCCCACACCCTTGCGGGCCATCGTCGAACAGGCGTTCAACGTCAACCAGGAAGGCCGCATCAACACCAACGCGCTCCTGGCCCTGCGCCGCCACAAAATCGAGGATGAACGCTGGCAGCGGGCCATGCAGGCCATTGGCGACAGCCTGCAAGTGCTGGACAGCAAGGCATATGTGCGCGCCTACGAGCGCGGCAAGGACGGCAAATACAACGCCATCCCGCTGGATATGGCGGCGTTGTAA
- a CDS encoding phosphoadenosine phosphosulfate reductase family protein: MLTQCSLLPPRPVALPQQLLDAHGQAPAPLSGFERRVAQATQSGLIAARQKELARKQALPLEEKINLSRSVIRDWYEAWDGQVSVSYSGGKDSSLLLWLVRGLYPEVPAVFFHTGLEYPEVVRQVLDTPNHVVWRPEIRFSSVVERHGWPIASKRIARGVHVVRHPTGKNENVRRLYLEGINRFGRKVEGFKVPLRWRFLFDAPFECSDKCCEVMKKNTAARYERESGRRPFVGTLASDSKARQRAYLLEGGCNAFDMKRPRSAPLSFWTEADVLRCIAQNGIRIPSVYGRIVRGKNGSPITTGVSRTGCVFCCFGLHLDERGRNRFERLAESHPKLHRFVMEQLGLRGVLTYCRQAAPLGLSQTFRWK; this comes from the coding sequence ATGCTGACACAATGCTCGCTTCTGCCTCCACGTCCCGTTGCGCTACCTCAGCAACTTTTGGACGCGCACGGGCAAGCTCCCGCGCCGCTTAGTGGTTTTGAGCGCCGAGTGGCACAGGCCACGCAAAGCGGACTCATCGCAGCCCGCCAGAAGGAGCTGGCGCGCAAGCAGGCCCTGCCGCTGGAGGAAAAAATTAATCTTTCTCGCTCCGTCATCCGTGACTGGTATGAAGCATGGGACGGACAGGTCAGCGTCAGCTATTCCGGCGGCAAGGACAGTTCTTTGCTACTCTGGCTGGTGCGAGGACTTTACCCGGAGGTACCCGCTGTCTTCTTCCACACGGGTCTGGAATATCCCGAAGTAGTGCGACAAGTGCTGGATACGCCGAACCATGTCGTTTGGCGTCCCGAAATACGCTTTTCCTCTGTGGTAGAGCGGCATGGCTGGCCCATCGCCAGCAAAAGAATTGCGCGGGGCGTCCATGTTGTCCGCCATCCCACCGGCAAAAATGAGAACGTCAGGCGTCTATATCTTGAAGGCATTAACCGCTTCGGAAGAAAAGTTGAAGGCTTCAAGGTGCCGTTGCGCTGGCGCTTTCTTTTCGACGCCCCCTTCGAGTGCTCTGACAAATGCTGCGAAGTGATGAAGAAAAACACCGCAGCCCGCTATGAGCGCGAGAGTGGTCGCAGACCTTTCGTCGGTACGCTGGCTAGCGACAGCAAGGCGCGACAGCGCGCCTATCTACTGGAGGGCGGCTGCAACGCCTTCGACATGAAGCGCCCGCGTTCGGCCCCGCTGTCGTTTTGGACGGAAGCGGACGTACTACGCTGTATCGCACAAAACGGCATCCGCATCCCCTCCGTGTATGGACGCATTGTCCGGGGGAAGAACGGATCGCCCATAACTACAGGCGTGAGCCGCACGGGCTGTGTATTTTGCTGCTTTGGCCTGCACCTTGATGAGAGAGGGCGTAACCGCTTTGAGCGCTTGGCCGAAAGCCATCCCAAGTTACATCGCTTTGTCATGGAACAGTTGGGTCTGCGGGGCGTGCTTACTTACTGCCGCCAAGCTGCTCCGCTTGGATTATCTCAGACATTCCGATGGAAATAA
- a CDS encoding DUF2786 domain-containing protein: MTEKQHKIIDKVKKLLRLAASSSFESEAKAAAVRAQELLREYRLEISDVDDLREDDNCDESETFVLCTEYIPTHIKLLVQAIECGFFVKAIYAWRPVNKKGSLRYRRSVRFVGVVPDCHIARQLFEFLWDFSQRKAREQGVIGAKRSAFLQGFALAVEERLEHQARCNRQQETSQETALVLSRRGAVDTYFKRKYPNIGTSRNGTISGDLTGMREGDREGEKVSLDRPVEYHPQNLALGA; this comes from the coding sequence ATGACGGAAAAGCAGCATAAAATTATCGACAAGGTGAAGAAGCTACTGCGCCTTGCCGCCAGTTCGTCTTTTGAAAGCGAGGCGAAGGCGGCGGCAGTCAGAGCCCAGGAATTGTTGCGCGAGTATCGTCTGGAAATATCGGATGTAGACGATCTGCGCGAAGATGATAACTGCGACGAAAGCGAAACCTTTGTCCTTTGCACAGAGTATATCCCAACCCATATTAAACTGCTGGTGCAAGCTATAGAATGTGGATTCTTTGTAAAAGCCATCTATGCATGGCGTCCCGTCAACAAAAAGGGCTCGTTACGTTATCGTCGTTCTGTTCGTTTTGTGGGCGTTGTGCCGGATTGTCATATTGCCCGACAGCTCTTTGAATTTCTGTGGGATTTCAGCCAGCGCAAGGCCCGTGAGCAAGGAGTTATCGGAGCCAAGCGCTCCGCATTCCTCCAAGGCTTTGCTCTTGCTGTGGAGGAACGTCTCGAACATCAGGCGCGCTGTAATCGCCAACAGGAGACGTCACAGGAAACGGCCCTTGTCCTCTCCCGCCGGGGCGCTGTCGATACCTATTTCAAGAGGAAGTATCCCAATATTGGCACTTCCCGTAATGGCACTATAAGCGGCGACCTGACCGGCATGAGAGAGGGGGACCGCGAAGGGGAAAAGGTCAGCCTGGACCGCCCGGTGGAATATCACCCCCAAAATCTTGCCCTGGGGGCCTGA
- a CDS encoding regulatory protein GemA, whose translation MNDAFRKGLIASVKIAQKDMALDDATYRDLLRSVTGRDSAAKCTVPQLKAMLAEFRGKGWTPRPRHPKGVPAELRPLHSKIAALCAALGRPDTYADAVIRRQSKGCAQLGTADRAQLTACVAALVRQQGRETGG comes from the coding sequence ATGAACGACGCATTCCGTAAAGGCTTGATCGCCAGCGTCAAGATTGCCCAGAAGGACATGGCCCTGGACGACGCCACCTACCGCGATCTGCTGCGCTCCGTCACCGGGCGGGACAGCGCCGCCAAGTGTACCGTGCCCCAGCTCAAGGCCATGCTGGCGGAGTTCAGGGGCAAGGGCTGGACGCCGCGCCCGCGCCACCCCAAGGGTGTGCCCGCCGAACTGCGCCCGCTCCACTCCAAGATCGCCGCCCTGTGCGCCGCCCTGGGCCGCCCGGACACATACGCGGACGCCGTCATCCGGCGGCAAAGCAAAGGTTGCGCACAACTTGGCACCGCTGACCGCGCGCAACTGACGGCCTGTGTGGCGGCTCTGGTCCGCCAGCAGGGCCGCGAGACAGGAGGATAG
- a CDS encoding Mor transcription activator family protein gives MYQPAESVARHLEAMRVSSPEPCGLDVLEFALLPPSAQELAHLLGLPATLKLVENYGGLTLRIPYGETPLGRAMLADIAKRVDHDTARALARKYAATELYIPNCKLALVKVRDAAILRDRAELAEQGLSERQLVQVLALRYRLCDRYIWRILKKPPPAAPPAQRQGSLL, from the coding sequence ATGTACCAACCCGCAGAAAGCGTGGCCCGCCATCTTGAGGCCATGCGCGTGAGCTCGCCGGAACCGTGCGGCCTGGACGTTCTTGAGTTCGCCCTGCTGCCGCCCTCGGCGCAGGAGCTTGCCCACCTGCTGGGCTTGCCCGCCACGCTCAAGCTGGTGGAAAACTACGGCGGCCTGACCCTGCGCATCCCCTACGGTGAAACGCCCCTGGGCCGGGCCATGCTGGCGGACATCGCCAAGCGCGTGGATCATGACACCGCGCGGGCACTGGCCCGCAAATATGCCGCTACGGAATTGTATATCCCCAACTGCAAACTGGCCCTGGTCAAGGTGCGGGACGCGGCCATCCTGCGCGACCGCGCGGAACTGGCGGAGCAGGGTTTATCCGAGCGCCAACTTGTGCAGGTTCTGGCCTTGCGTTACCGCCTTTGCGACCGCTATATCTGGCGCATCCTCAAAAAACCGCCGCCAGCCGCCCCCCCGGCACAGCGGCAAGGAAGTCTCCTGTAA
- a CDS encoding pesticin C-terminus-like muramidase, with protein sequence MNNKIHLDEIREVLNRPGFEGPQQLRGYIPCDLTTGGTANYYGGPNPERYVPMGISGVTIGTGVDLGQTDAATLGGMGVNPGIVNQLRPYLGQRKAAAVAVLHRLPLTIRQDTADDLDAAMLNHHVTKIADYYDRAVGVPGRFATLPWQAQAVIVSIQYQRGVSSPRKYPNTWKAFVNQDWADAADRLKNVSLWSGYQRRRRLEGKLLEELL encoded by the coding sequence ATGAACAACAAAATCCATCTCGACGAAATACGTGAAGTATTAAACCGGCCCGGCTTCGAAGGGCCGCAGCAGTTGCGCGGTTATATTCCATGCGATCTGACCACGGGCGGCACGGCCAACTACTACGGCGGCCCGAACCCGGAGCGATACGTCCCCATGGGCATCAGCGGCGTGACCATCGGCACGGGCGTGGACCTTGGCCAGACGGACGCCGCCACGCTGGGCGGCATGGGCGTGAACCCCGGCATTGTCAACCAGCTCCGGCCCTATTTGGGCCAGCGGAAGGCTGCCGCCGTGGCCGTGCTGCACCGCCTGCCCCTGACCATCAGGCAGGACACGGCCGACGATCTGGACGCTGCCATGCTCAATCACCATGTCACCAAAATTGCCGACTATTATGACCGGGCCGTGGGCGTACCGGGCCGGTTCGCCACGCTGCCCTGGCAGGCCCAGGCCGTGATCGTCAGCATCCAGTACCAGCGCGGAGTCAGCAGTCCGCGCAAATATCCCAATACCTGGAAAGCGTTTGTCAATCAGGATTGGGCTGACGCGGCGGACCGCCTCAAGAACGTCAGCCTGTGGAGCGGATACCAGCGCCGTCGCCGCCTCGAAGGCAAACTGCTGGAGGAGTTGCTGTGA
- a CDS encoding phage holin family protein: MTDINWPEAFAYYSARLADMWPGKVAVGTALSSLCLLLGMDEVLFYVLLATLTGEMLTRIAVHCKRNKSLCRGLQHGLARYICYGLFLLMAVAVQMAFQRAVGVGLPIVDIFMAYLILTDCASVIGHLYVLGVPVPGILKTLVVGGRRRIEHAVKEAVHDDEASTRHRERP; the protein is encoded by the coding sequence ATGACGGACATCAACTGGCCGGAGGCCTTTGCCTACTACAGCGCTCGTCTTGCCGACATGTGGCCGGGCAAGGTGGCGGTGGGTACGGCCCTTTCCTCGCTCTGCCTGCTGCTGGGTATGGATGAAGTGCTCTTCTACGTGCTGCTGGCCACGCTTACAGGCGAAATGCTGACGCGCATCGCCGTGCATTGCAAACGCAACAAGAGTCTGTGCCGTGGCCTGCAACACGGGCTTGCCCGCTATATCTGCTACGGTCTCTTTTTGCTTATGGCCGTGGCCGTGCAGATGGCTTTCCAGCGGGCCGTAGGTGTGGGCCTGCCCATTGTGGACATATTCATGGCCTACCTGATCCTTACGGACTGTGCCAGCGTCATCGGCCATCTGTATGTTCTGGGCGTACCCGTGCCGGGCATACTCAAGACGCTGGTGGTGGGCGGCCGCCGCCGTATCGAACACGCCGTGAAAGAGGCCGTGCATGACGATGAAGCCAGCACGCGGCATAGGGAGCGCCCCTAA